A portion of the Chryseobacterium tructae genome contains these proteins:
- a CDS encoding cysteine peptidase family C39 domain-containing protein — MIEKNNYLTSFNFLLKKFIQQNIKTKKIKDYHIPVEDYTFFSFYNILKDDFDIEAMVVKLEHEDLEELPFPAIAFLKINGGSFALVNDYKDGKVYWENKEFGKQINTFSLFKRISDTVFLIS, encoded by the coding sequence ATGATTGAAAAAAATAACTACTTAACCTCTTTTAATTTTTTGCTGAAAAAATTTATACAACAAAATATAAAAACCAAAAAAATAAAAGACTACCATATTCCAGTGGAAGATTATACCTTTTTCAGTTTTTATAATATATTAAAAGATGATTTTGATATTGAAGCCATGGTAGTAAAACTGGAACATGAAGATCTGGAGGAACTGCCCTTTCCTGCTATCGCATTCTTAAAAATCAATGGTGGCAGTTTTGCTCTGGTTAATGATTATAAAGACGGAAAAGTGTATTGGGAAAATAAAGAATTTGGAAAACAGATCAATACATTCAGCCTCTTCAAAAGAATAAGTGATACTGTATTCCTTATTTCTTAA
- a CDS encoding DUF6625 family protein: MTRIALINCYFGKSWPSYFSHFLFSCKYNPDVDFFIFTNLEAPFHIANVHFIKINDLSEFSKIASEKLNLSINILDGYKLCDFKPTYGLIFQEYLKNYDFWGYCDIDIVFGNIRYFITEKMLKKYDVISPLKNYPAGFFTLFRNNEQCITLFKQSKDYAHILENRRHFCFDECNFEFDLVHTKDITDITTEIESFTLVLRRLELQKEIKYYHKNIVQEFTYSGVIHHWIEGNIVNSITEKQYLLIHLINVKDNPYFFIDPIRSKGNFSISPKGINYSFNTFTYSLKKIREKIKKSNRHIYYRFLLSKSKLLSYTEKQHINFLEEQSYKIGRSHLTFYPQDQNKLVILNILEQNLHYNQFSLYKLKDNQWIGKSKKVISTIDFHFKNEESIPYKISIRNPLSRISENAYYIY, from the coding sequence TAGATTTTTTCATATTTACCAATCTGGAAGCTCCTTTTCATATAGCCAATGTCCATTTTATAAAAATCAATGATCTAAGTGAATTCAGTAAAATTGCCAGTGAAAAGCTGAATCTTTCCATCAATATTTTGGATGGCTATAAATTATGTGATTTTAAACCTACTTATGGTCTTATTTTTCAGGAGTATTTGAAAAATTATGACTTTTGGGGATATTGTGATATTGATATTGTTTTTGGTAATATCAGATATTTTATTACCGAGAAAATGCTGAAAAAATATGATGTGATCTCGCCTCTTAAAAATTATCCTGCCGGGTTCTTTACTTTATTCAGAAACAATGAGCAATGCATTACTCTTTTTAAACAAAGTAAAGATTACGCTCATATTTTAGAAAATAGGCGACACTTTTGTTTTGATGAATGTAACTTTGAGTTTGACCTTGTTCACACCAAAGACATTACAGATATTACTACAGAAATTGAAAGCTTTACCCTTGTTTTAAGAAGACTCGAACTTCAAAAGGAAATTAAGTATTATCATAAAAATATAGTACAGGAATTTACCTATTCAGGAGTCATTCATCATTGGATAGAAGGAAATATTGTTAATAGTATAACTGAAAAGCAATACCTATTGATTCACCTTATCAATGTCAAAGATAATCCGTATTTCTTTATTGATCCGATTAGATCTAAAGGCAATTTTTCAATTTCTCCAAAGGGGATCAATTATTCGTTCAATACCTTCACGTATTCCTTAAAGAAAATAAGGGAAAAAATAAAGAAAAGCAACAGACATATCTATTACAGGTTTCTATTGTCCAAATCGAAGCTTCTTTCCTATACCGAAAAACAACATATTAACTTTCTTGAAGAACAATCCTATAAAATTGGAAGATCTCATCTTACATTTTATCCGCAAGATCAAAATAAACTTGTTATTCTCAATATACTAGAACAAAATCTTCATTACAATCAATTTTCTCTTTATAAGCTTAAAGATAATCAGTGGATAGGAAAAAGTAAAAAGGTAATTAGTACGATTGATTTTCATTTTAAAAATGAAGAAAGCATTCCTTATAAGATAAGTATAAGAAATCCTCTAAGCCGTATCAGCGAAAATGCATACTATATCTATTAA